A window of the Bacteriovorax sp. PP10 genome harbors these coding sequences:
- a CDS encoding helicase-related protein gives MSTTDFPALPDYQGIRNLLDTERKTLIKIHSFAENDDYLRTNEDAEIVLNFVEKTQTALWNVFKTYPSLVSIFNTEYVNFYEFLQRENVVSTIFVDDCLMPEKEIFFFGQDGGLVPAVLDLHYAVLKKWVDGKEVNHVETQKLVKENFNLELKTSNLTCQCVACLADYRTRVREVIFEECSAAITETKTKIEEQIASQKGDAIADVTVIYQNMLRSLDKKFQQAQFRLKKSSLNRLESQIKVMTEETFTYPSGLAKDHANNLILYFHRHLSEEGLSPDLVSDEEYHRFFKQLSSNIWRHEKYLVAEFKKLIKSILVLKRKDISSNILQEYLGQFWIHSHARKIPRKIIYHMGPTNSGKTYHAIQALAGAQKGCYLAPLRLLAAELYDTLNAKGAKTTLLTGEEVIEVEGATHYSSTIEMAKLNEEFTCAVIDEIQMITDKQRGWAWTRALVNLHAYEVHICGDGSVLNLIKQITELCGDELEVRNYTRMTELVVEDKPITLAQLQKSDALIVFSRRNALKYKYDLEQVGFKVSIIYGMLSPEVRREQARKFDKGLTDVIVSTDAISMGMNLPIKRIVFSTLTKHINSQEYPITASEIKQIAGRAGRFQRFPVGGVTCLQKVEDGIAEISDALTSTLDQQTQSMVGPDLDIFTKVNNALSSNNLPILRLSEFLRLFNTMTFTKPFYCVELKEMIELAETVEDIDSNNVLSSAEIFGFACAPVNLGLLEHVQYYVWMLKKYVTADIIKNEHINFASNEIDYLETTIKCVELYQWLARHFNGKNFEFDEKDLLENKLAAVDKLNILLSDKITPSCSSCGAKLPDTAKFAICEECFQQRRFTRRPPMNRRGPPGKGGDRPSHLASAVGSTKENFRQGKPSKKRKFAGKPKK, from the coding sequence TTGAGCACGACTGATTTTCCCGCCCTTCCAGATTATCAAGGAATTCGAAACCTTCTTGATACTGAACGCAAGACCCTCATCAAAATCCATTCTTTCGCAGAAAACGACGACTATCTTCGTACAAATGAAGATGCGGAAATTGTTTTAAACTTCGTTGAAAAAACTCAAACAGCACTTTGGAATGTTTTTAAAACATATCCATCGCTGGTTTCAATCTTCAATACTGAATACGTAAACTTTTACGAATTCCTGCAAAGAGAAAATGTCGTTTCGACAATCTTCGTTGATGACTGCTTAATGCCTGAAAAAGAAATTTTCTTCTTCGGTCAGGATGGGGGACTTGTTCCTGCTGTTCTAGATTTGCATTATGCTGTTTTAAAGAAGTGGGTTGATGGTAAAGAAGTTAACCACGTTGAAACGCAAAAACTTGTTAAAGAAAATTTCAACCTTGAACTTAAAACTTCAAACCTGACTTGTCAGTGTGTGGCCTGTCTTGCTGATTACAGAACTCGCGTTCGTGAAGTGATCTTTGAAGAATGTTCTGCCGCTATTACAGAAACAAAAACTAAGATCGAAGAGCAAATTGCTTCACAAAAAGGTGATGCAATTGCTGACGTAACTGTTATCTACCAAAACATGTTGAGATCCCTTGATAAGAAATTTCAACAAGCACAGTTTCGTTTAAAGAAATCGTCTCTAAATCGTCTTGAATCACAAATTAAAGTGATGACGGAAGAAACATTCACATACCCAAGCGGGCTTGCTAAAGATCACGCTAATAACCTGATCCTTTACTTCCACCGCCATTTATCTGAAGAAGGTCTTTCTCCTGACTTAGTCAGCGATGAAGAGTACCACCGCTTTTTTAAACAACTTTCAAGCAACATCTGGAGACATGAAAAGTACCTGGTTGCTGAATTCAAAAAATTAATTAAATCTATTTTAGTTCTGAAGAGAAAAGATATTTCATCGAACATTCTTCAGGAGTATTTAGGACAGTTCTGGATTCACTCGCACGCGAGAAAAATCCCCCGCAAGATTATTTACCATATGGGGCCTACAAACTCTGGTAAAACTTATCACGCGATCCAAGCTCTAGCTGGCGCTCAAAAAGGCTGCTACCTTGCCCCACTTAGACTTCTAGCTGCCGAGCTTTACGATACGTTAAATGCCAAGGGTGCGAAGACGACTTTACTAACAGGTGAAGAAGTTATCGAAGTTGAAGGTGCAACTCACTATTCATCAACAATCGAGATGGCAAAACTAAACGAAGAGTTTACTTGCGCAGTTATCGATGAAATTCAAATGATCACTGATAAGCAAAGAGGATGGGCGTGGACACGTGCTCTTGTTAACCTTCATGCTTACGAAGTTCATATTTGTGGTGATGGATCAGTATTAAATTTAATTAAGCAGATTACTGAGCTTTGTGGAGATGAACTCGAAGTCAGAAACTATACACGTATGACTGAGTTAGTGGTGGAAGATAAACCTATAACACTTGCTCAACTTCAAAAGAGTGATGCTCTTATCGTTTTTTCTCGTAGAAACGCTCTTAAGTATAAGTACGATCTAGAACAAGTTGGTTTTAAAGTGTCGATCATCTACGGGATGTTATCTCCGGAAGTTCGCCGCGAGCAGGCCCGCAAGTTTGATAAAGGTTTAACTGACGTTATCGTTAGTACAGATGCCATCTCAATGGGTATGAACTTACCGATTAAGAGAATTGTATTTTCGACATTAACAAAACATATCAACTCACAAGAGTATCCGATTACTGCAAGTGAGATTAAGCAGATCGCCGGTCGAGCAGGACGTTTCCAACGCTTCCCTGTCGGTGGTGTTACATGTCTTCAAAAAGTTGAAGATGGTATTGCTGAAATTTCAGACGCATTAACATCGACTCTAGATCAACAAACTCAAAGTATGGTTGGTCCGGATTTAGATATTTTTACAAAAGTTAACAATGCACTATCTAGTAACAATCTTCCAATTCTAAGATTGTCTGAGTTCTTAAGACTCTTCAACACAATGACTTTCACGAAGCCATTTTACTGTGTAGAGCTTAAGGAAATGATCGAGCTTGCTGAAACGGTAGAAGATATCGACAGCAACAATGTTTTATCTTCAGCTGAGATTTTTGGTTTTGCCTGCGCTCCAGTTAACTTAGGTTTATTAGAGCACGTTCAATACTACGTATGGATGCTAAAGAAATACGTAACAGCTGATATTATTAAAAACGAACACATCAACTTCGCTTCAAACGAAATTGATTATCTTGAAACGACTATTAAGTGTGTTGAGTTATACCAATGGTTAGCTCGTCACTTTAACGGCAAAAACTTCGAGTTCGATGAAAAAGATCTTTTAGAAAACAAACTGGCAGCAGTTGATAAACTAAATATTCTACTGTCGGATAAGATCACGCCGTCATGTTCTTCATGTGGGGCCAAACTTCCAGATACAGCGAAATTCGCCATCTGTGAAGAGTGTTTCCAACAAAGACGTTTTACAAGAAGACCACCTATGAATAGAAGAGGTCCTCCTGGAAAAGGCGGCGATAGACCATCGCACTTAGCTTCTGCTGTTGGATCAACGAAAGAAAACTTCCGCCAAGGGAAACCTTCTAAGAAGAGAAAATTCGCTGGAAAGCCTAAGAAGTAG
- a CDS encoding ferritin-like domain-containing protein, protein MHYREYARQILEGESLEDKLLSSKDLEFDDVLILYELPKNPGRTNRLEFNNEQVKFPRNTSFHLEEKRGLALHFFANHELLAIEMMAAALLMYPNTPMAFKKGLIKTIQDEQKHLKMYIARMKEFGIELGDFPLNDFFWRSMEKMDTPTKFYAAMAMSFEAANLDFAQFYEQGFRAVEDFKTADIMRVVLEDEISHVALGAHWLNQWRGNMDLWNYYKSNLPGVMTPARAKGIHFDKEIRLKAGLDQSFITSLDEFRDEFKVTNRRNW, encoded by the coding sequence ATGCACTATCGTGAATATGCCAGACAAATTCTCGAAGGAGAGTCTTTAGAAGATAAACTTCTATCTTCTAAAGACCTCGAGTTCGATGATGTACTCATTCTCTACGAACTTCCAAAAAATCCTGGAAGAACCAACAGACTAGAATTCAATAACGAACAAGTGAAATTCCCTCGTAATACGAGCTTTCACCTGGAAGAAAAAAGAGGCCTTGCTCTTCATTTTTTTGCAAACCATGAGCTGCTTGCAATCGAAATGATGGCCGCAGCTCTACTGATGTATCCCAATACTCCCATGGCCTTTAAGAAAGGTTTAATCAAAACCATTCAGGACGAGCAAAAGCATTTAAAGATGTATATCGCCCGTATGAAAGAGTTTGGAATTGAGTTAGGGGATTTCCCTCTGAATGATTTCTTCTGGCGCTCAATGGAGAAAATGGATACTCCTACGAAGTTTTACGCAGCGATGGCCATGTCATTTGAAGCGGCCAACTTAGACTTCGCTCAATTTTACGAACAAGGCTTCAGGGCCGTTGAAGATTTTAAGACTGCCGATATCATGCGCGTGGTTTTAGAAGATGAAATCTCTCACGTCGCCCTTGGTGCTCACTGGTTAAATCAGTGGAGAGGGAATATGGATTTATGGAATTACTATAAATCTAATCTTCCGGGAGTTATGACTCCAGCAAGGGCGAAGGGAATTCACTTTGATAAAGAAATCAGACTTAAAGCAGGATTAGATCAATCGTTTATCACAAGCCTTGATGAATTCCGTGATGAGTTTAAAGTCACTAACCGCAGAAACTGGTAA
- a CDS encoding class II aldolase/adducin family protein, whose product MKVIDDGVIKYDRSNFSPCDGLAASEFQNLEYWRKKLYQMNLIGEYPEAKVGFGNMSVVQDYSEFTECSHPQFVITGTQTGKYSDLDGTHYTRVLDYEVDRLKIKMMGSIEASSEALTHAAIYAANSNIKAVFHIHSNEIWLQMLADGSDKTCASIPYGTVEMAHATMKCISNKDAGVFCMHGHEDGIVIYGRSLEEAGELTNKLYKKYVQSELQVSL is encoded by the coding sequence ATGAAAGTCATAGATGACGGAGTAATCAAGTACGACCGGTCAAATTTTTCCCCTTGTGACGGTTTAGCAGCATCAGAATTCCAAAATTTGGAGTACTGGAGAAAAAAACTCTACCAAATGAACTTAATTGGTGAGTATCCAGAGGCCAAAGTTGGTTTTGGAAATATGTCAGTCGTTCAGGATTATTCAGAATTCACTGAATGCTCTCATCCACAATTTGTGATCACTGGAACTCAAACCGGAAAATACTCTGATTTAGACGGGACTCACTACACTCGCGTTTTAGATTACGAAGTTGACCGTTTAAAAATAAAAATGATGGGTTCAATTGAAGCTTCAAGTGAAGCTCTTACTCATGCGGCGATTTATGCAGCTAACTCAAACATCAAGGCCGTTTTTCATATTCACTCAAATGAAATCTGGCTCCAGATGCTTGCTGATGGATCTGATAAAACTTGTGCCAGCATTCCTTATGGGACTGTCGAAATGGCCCACGCTACAATGAAATGCATTTCTAATAAAGATGCTGGTGTTTTTTGTATGCACGGCCATGAAGATGGAATCGTGATTTACGGAAGATCGCTGGAAGAAGCTGGTGAGTTAACTAACAAGCTTTACAAAAAATACGTTCAATCTGAATTACAAGTTTCTCTTTAA
- a CDS encoding HD-GYP domain-containing protein: MTKKNNVYQLSALKEKRDEKLKAENIALEQSRAIESAIKNTPSIKQIRKEYFELSIKTLLSALKCKDDYTWGHSLRVAYLCVSVGKEMNLSADEIYELEVSALFHDLGKIGVPDAVLKKPSRLTDEEFLEMKLHPTKSFEILQDFPIFSKMATNAKYHHERYDGRGYPEGLKGEDIPLFSRIILIADTFDAMTSTRPYRKGMPFEVAFAELREFAGTQFDSMIVEKFISCMTKEQSKNEDTFTLSVINGDFKKDAA; this comes from the coding sequence ATGACGAAGAAGAACAACGTATATCAATTATCAGCTTTGAAAGAGAAGCGTGATGAAAAATTGAAAGCAGAAAATATTGCTTTAGAGCAGTCACGTGCTATTGAATCCGCTATTAAAAACACTCCTTCAATTAAACAAATTAGAAAAGAATATTTCGAACTATCAATTAAAACTCTACTTAGTGCTCTTAAGTGTAAAGATGACTATACGTGGGGACACTCATTGCGAGTGGCGTATTTATGCGTTTCAGTTGGTAAGGAAATGAATTTATCAGCAGACGAAATTTACGAACTTGAAGTCTCTGCTCTATTTCATGACCTGGGAAAAATCGGTGTACCAGATGCTGTTTTAAAAAAACCATCACGCTTAACTGATGAAGAGTTTCTTGAAATGAAACTTCACCCAACAAAATCCTTTGAGATTCTTCAGGACTTTCCTATTTTTTCTAAGATGGCCACCAATGCTAAATACCACCATGAACGTTATGACGGTCGTGGATATCCGGAAGGATTAAAAGGCGAAGATATTCCACTCTTCTCTAGAATTATTCTTATCGCCGACACATTCGATGCGATGACATCAACAAGACCATACCGTAAAGGAATGCCTTTTGAAGTGGCCTTCGCTGAGCTTCGTGAATTTGCCGGGACTCAATTTGATTCAATGATTGTTGAAAAGTTTATTAGTTGTATGACTAAGGAACAAAGTAAGAATGAAGACACCTTCACTCTTTCAGTTATCAATGGTGATTTCAAAAAAGACGCTGCTTAA
- a CDS encoding DnaJ domain-containing protein: MKNKIFFLIALSLFSFKCFSFDNYYKMLGVPENASAEDIKKGYRKMAMKYHPDRNAGSIVAGEIFKKVQGAYEVLSDSSKRAAFDKQLRMQPKAQPKAAAAKEAPTSTASKAQKYTWESFDEKPNVKPQPKQQEKAKEQTAEARPEAKTETRPEPKAEARAEVKPTPEAPVTDVKTASKVEASVLNPVPEKAPVRNPKLDLYKTAPSCSKGFLGTVIDTLI; this comes from the coding sequence ATGAAAAATAAAATTTTTTTCCTGATCGCTCTTTCACTTTTTTCATTCAAGTGTTTTTCATTTGATAATTACTACAAGATGCTTGGTGTTCCCGAAAACGCCAGCGCTGAAGATATCAAAAAAGGTTATCGTAAGATGGCGATGAAATATCATCCTGATAGAAATGCAGGAAGTATTGTCGCGGGAGAAATTTTTAAGAAAGTTCAAGGTGCTTATGAAGTGCTATCTGATTCATCAAAAAGAGCAGCATTTGATAAACAATTGCGAATGCAACCAAAGGCACAACCTAAAGCTGCTGCTGCCAAAGAAGCGCCAACAAGTACTGCGAGTAAGGCACAAAAGTACACTTGGGAAAGTTTTGATGAAAAACCAAATGTAAAACCACAACCAAAACAACAAGAAAAAGCGAAAGAGCAAACAGCAGAAGCTAGACCAGAGGCCAAAACAGAAACGAGGCCAGAGCCTAAGGCGGAAGCAAGAGCAGAAGTAAAACCTACTCCTGAAGCCCCTGTAACAGATGTAAAGACAGCATCTAAGGTCGAAGCATCAGTCTTAAATCCTGTGCCTGAAAAAGCACCAGTTCGTAATCCAAAACTTGATTTGTACAAGACAGCTCCAAGTTGTAGTAAAGGTTTTCTTGGAACGGTAATCGATACTCTCATTTAA
- a CDS encoding IPT/TIG domain-containing protein — protein MKISLKILLIIVTILALASCSAKKTANQKFSFKVAALQTGLALNGGSFVRAINASSSTLIKLDANDSAEFEQGVWEFQTVSFEGPSAYAGRRFCGRVVGVNLNEAQKDIALNISEANCYVEPFLSLMTLINTSFNATNFLTISAISPKSGAVAGGATVTITGSGFVNGPVVNIGGNICTGVSVTNSTTLTCMLPSHALGAVTVTVTNPDSQTTSAANFFTYKVRPSITNLTPSTGPIAGGTSVTITGTGFVAGATVTFGGNQCSVPIATSSTSITCTTPSFPAGPVDVIVTNPDNQISTAITFTYLPVPMISSITPNYGSTSGGTSITISGTGFTSVSSLTIGGSVCNTVVVVNPNQITCTTIAHAAGLFDTIITSNDGQTSTFASSFTFNPPPAVSSLDKNSGPLAGGQLITINGSGFVNGTAVEIGGIPCVGISFINSTTLTCTPASNSAGPKTLIVTNPDTQFNSYPNFYIYKPPFVSTWQTDAPSESITLPLVGGLNYNFIVDWGDGSPNNSVTAYTTPTHTYANAGTYTVTINGTLEGWSFANTGSKLNIKSVVDLGDMGWKNLSLAFYGCTNLTSFAGGVTTNVTDMSGMFKGATSLTNLNVSSFNTTNVTNMNNMFYGLSSLATINLSGFNTSNVTNMSYMFYGSTYLTSVNVSSFNTSNVTNMSFMFGHTNILPSLSVANFNTSNVTDMTNMFEQASQLTSLDLSNFDTTNVTSMSNMFNNAYSMTTLNVSSFNTANVTTMFQMFANMGQLTSLNVGSFNTAKVTTMQGMFDGASKVTTLNLSNFNTSLVTNMSRMFYGTAYLTSLNTTGWDLGLAPTSVDIFTNKNPGLVVSCDIGGTPGTGTFFALACAP, from the coding sequence ATGAAAATAAGCTTAAAAATTCTTCTCATAATTGTAACCATCCTGGCACTCGCTTCGTGTTCAGCGAAAAAAACTGCGAATCAAAAATTCAGTTTTAAGGTTGCTGCGCTTCAAACAGGACTTGCACTAAATGGTGGAAGTTTTGTTCGCGCGATTAATGCTTCATCAAGCACACTGATAAAATTAGATGCAAATGACTCTGCTGAATTTGAACAAGGAGTTTGGGAATTTCAAACTGTGAGTTTTGAAGGACCAAGCGCTTATGCTGGAAGAAGATTTTGTGGAAGAGTCGTTGGAGTTAATTTAAATGAAGCTCAAAAAGATATCGCTTTAAATATTTCAGAAGCTAATTGTTATGTAGAACCATTTTTATCTTTAATGACTCTGATTAATACTAGTTTTAATGCCACTAATTTCCTTACGATCTCGGCGATCTCTCCAAAGTCAGGGGCCGTTGCCGGTGGAGCAACTGTTACGATTACAGGCTCAGGATTTGTAAATGGACCAGTTGTTAATATCGGTGGAAATATTTGTACAGGAGTTTCTGTAACAAATAGTACAACGCTTACATGTATGCTTCCTTCTCATGCTCTTGGAGCAGTGACCGTTACTGTAACGAATCCCGATTCACAAACAACAAGTGCAGCTAATTTTTTTACTTATAAAGTCAGACCCTCTATTACAAATCTTACTCCCTCTACAGGTCCAATCGCAGGTGGAACGTCTGTTACGATTACGGGGACAGGTTTTGTGGCCGGAGCAACTGTTACATTCGGTGGAAATCAATGTTCAGTCCCGATTGCGACAAGCTCAACTAGCATCACATGTACGACTCCTTCTTTTCCAGCTGGCCCGGTTGATGTGATTGTGACAAATCCAGATAATCAAATCAGTACTGCAATCACGTTTACTTATTTACCAGTGCCTATGATTAGTAGTATTACACCAAACTATGGTTCAACTAGTGGTGGAACAAGTATCACTATTTCTGGAACTGGATTTACATCTGTTTCAAGTTTAACTATTGGCGGTTCTGTATGTAACACCGTCGTTGTGGTGAATCCGAACCAAATAACTTGTACAACCATTGCTCATGCAGCTGGATTATTCGATACCATAATTACAAGTAACGATGGGCAAACATCAACTTTTGCCAGCTCCTTTACTTTTAATCCTCCTCCAGCTGTATCAAGTCTTGATAAAAACTCCGGCCCATTGGCAGGAGGACAATTAATTACGATAAATGGTTCTGGATTTGTAAATGGAACTGCTGTTGAAATTGGTGGAATACCATGTGTTGGAATAAGTTTCATTAATTCTACGACTCTAACATGTACGCCGGCATCGAATAGTGCTGGTCCAAAAACATTAATCGTCACGAATCCTGATACTCAATTTAATAGCTACCCAAATTTTTACATTTATAAGCCACCATTCGTATCGACATGGCAAACCGATGCTCCAAGTGAAAGTATCACTCTTCCTTTGGTTGGAGGTCTTAACTACAACTTCATCGTCGATTGGGGTGATGGTTCACCAAACAACTCAGTTACCGCTTATACGACACCGACTCATACATATGCTAATGCCGGAACTTATACTGTGACTATCAATGGAACTTTAGAAGGCTGGAGTTTTGCCAACACTGGTTCAAAATTAAATATTAAGAGTGTTGTAGATCTTGGTGATATGGGATGGAAAAATTTAAGTTTAGCATTCTATGGATGTACTAATTTAACATCTTTCGCTGGTGGGGTTACTACAAATGTAACGGACATGAGTGGAATGTTTAAAGGGGCAACTTCGCTAACAAATTTAAATGTCTCATCATTCAATACAACGAACGTTACAAATATGAATAATATGTTTTATGGCCTTTCATCACTGGCTACAATAAATCTATCAGGATTTAATACTTCGAATGTCACTAATATGTCGTATATGTTTTACGGTTCAACGTATCTAACTTCGGTAAATGTTTCTTCATTTAATACTTCTAATGTAACAAATATGTCCTTTATGTTTGGACATACAAATATTTTACCATCCCTGAGTGTGGCCAATTTCAATACTTCAAATGTTACAGACATGACAAATATGTTTGAGCAGGCTTCACAATTAACAAGTTTAGATTTATCAAATTTTGATACTACGAATGTTACAAGCATGTCGAACATGTTTAATAATGCTTACTCTATGACGACTTTAAATGTTTCAAGTTTTAATACAGCTAACGTGACAACTATGTTTCAAATGTTTGCCAATATGGGACAGTTGACAAGTCTGAATGTTGGAAGTTTTAATACTGCGAAAGTGACAACTATGCAGGGGATGTTTGATGGCGCTTCAAAAGTAACAACTCTTAATCTATCAAATTTTAATACTTCATTAGTAACAAATATGTCTCGCATGTTTTACGGTACGGCCTACTTAACAAGTTTAAATACTACTGGATGGGATCTTGGTTTAGCGCCAACAAGTGTAGATATCTTCACTAATAAAAACCCAGGACTGGTTGTCTCTTGTGATATCGGTGGAACACCTGGAACGGGAACATTCTTTGCTTTAGCGTGTGCTCCATAA
- a CDS encoding trans-sulfuration enzyme family protein, translated as MAKKVTTKKAPAKKAPAKAAPKIAPKAAAKVRFKNSGHDIATRTIHVGGEPDPVTGAIMPPIYQTSTYVQSAPGVHKGYEYTRSHNPTRTRLEECLASLEQAKHCVVTASGLSAEMLLMHYLPAGSNIICGDDVYGGTYRLFTTIFQDMHNFKFIDTTNAKAVEKAVKEFKPAMIWLETPTNPLLKITDIVAVSEIAKKAKALVVVDNTFMSPYFQNPLVLGADFVLHSMTKYLNGHSDAVGGCIMMNDDEARKKLFTLHNSIGPCHSPFDSWLVLRGLKTLAVRMEAHAKNAMIIAEYLENHPKVERVVYPGLKSHPQYEIAEKQMLGFGGMITFFLKGDIKKSNKFLSTVKLFALAESLGGVESLIEHPAIMTHASVPKKVRESIGLTDNLIRLSVGIEHVQDLIEDLEEAFKAV; from the coding sequence ATGGCAAAAAAAGTTACAACAAAAAAAGCCCCCGCAAAAAAAGCTCCAGCAAAAGCTGCACCAAAAATAGCTCCAAAGGCAGCTGCTAAGGTAAGATTTAAAAACTCTGGCCATGATATCGCGACAAGAACAATCCACGTTGGTGGAGAACCGGATCCGGTAACTGGAGCAATCATGCCTCCAATTTACCAGACATCGACTTACGTTCAGTCTGCTCCTGGTGTCCACAAAGGTTATGAGTACACACGTTCTCACAACCCTACTCGTACACGCTTAGAAGAGTGTCTGGCGTCTCTAGAGCAAGCTAAGCACTGTGTGGTGACAGCTTCTGGATTATCAGCAGAAATGCTTTTAATGCATTATCTTCCAGCGGGATCAAACATTATTTGTGGTGACGATGTTTACGGTGGAACTTACCGCCTGTTCACAACGATCTTCCAGGATATGCACAACTTTAAATTCATCGATACGACGAATGCTAAAGCTGTAGAAAAAGCCGTGAAAGAATTCAAACCGGCAATGATCTGGCTTGAAACTCCAACGAACCCACTTTTAAAAATTACTGATATCGTAGCAGTATCTGAAATTGCTAAAAAAGCAAAAGCACTGGTTGTTGTTGATAACACTTTCATGAGTCCATACTTCCAGAACCCTTTAGTTCTTGGAGCTGACTTTGTTCTTCACTCGATGACGAAATATCTTAACGGCCACAGTGATGCGGTTGGTGGATGTATTATGATGAATGATGATGAAGCGAGAAAGAAACTCTTCACACTTCACAACTCGATTGGCCCTTGCCACTCACCGTTTGATTCATGGCTTGTGCTAAGAGGATTAAAAACTCTTGCAGTAAGAATGGAAGCTCACGCGAAGAACGCGATGATCATTGCTGAGTATTTAGAAAATCATCCAAAAGTTGAGAGAGTTGTTTATCCTGGTCTTAAGTCACATCCACAATACGAGATTGCTGAAAAGCAAATGCTTGGATTTGGCGGGATGATTACTTTCTTCTTAAAGGGCGACATTAAAAAATCAAATAAGTTCTTATCTACTGTTAAACTTTTTGCTCTTGCTGAAAGTCTTGGTGGTGTTGAGAGTTTAATTGAGCATCCGGCGATCATGACTCACGCTTCTGTTCCGAAGAAGGTTCGTGAATCAATTGGTCTTACTGATAACTTAATTAGATTATCGGTTGGGATTGAGCACGTTCAGGATTTAATTGAAGATTTAGAAGAAGCTTTTAAAGCTGTATAA
- a CDS encoding pyridoxal-phosphate dependent enzyme, giving the protein MMTGAKKDIIDAIGWTPIVKLNKVTTGVDSEIYVKLEYMNPGGSSKDRIGGFIMDRAIAAGKLKPGGTIIEGTSGNTGVGLAMWAAVHGYKCIFVMADKQSVEKVNNLKSFGAKVVVCPTDVEPDDPRSYYSVSKRLAETIPNSYYVNQYDNLWNRETHIATTGPEIFEQTKGDFDVFMAGVGTGGTITGISTYLKTKMPKLTTVGVDVEGSIVAQFARTGDMSGARSYVVEGIGEDFIPENYDFKVIDDWVVVGDKESFLMARALLKQEGIYTGGSGGSAVVGALKYAKTLKEPKKILVILPDSGNRYTSKIFNDEWMMSKGYIDSSFNVIIKDLLVDLGKVNNQVISITDHATIGEAVKVMEQKSVSQLPVIAEGVIKGVLSETGLLKPLFNGEFSLSDSVSLAYTNKYKVVDINDLLANVADSLLKKDVVIVTDKGQPVNLLTNIDILNYIAKRENM; this is encoded by the coding sequence ATGATGACAGGTGCGAAGAAAGACATCATTGATGCCATTGGATGGACCCCGATCGTTAAACTTAACAAAGTAACGACAGGTGTAGATTCAGAAATTTACGTTAAGCTTGAATACATGAACCCAGGTGGATCTTCTAAAGATCGTATCGGTGGATTTATCATGGATAGAGCGATTGCCGCTGGGAAACTAAAACCAGGTGGAACAATCATCGAAGGAACATCGGGTAACACTGGTGTAGGTCTGGCGATGTGGGCAGCTGTACACGGATACAAATGTATTTTCGTTATGGCCGATAAACAATCAGTTGAAAAAGTGAACAACTTAAAATCATTTGGTGCAAAAGTTGTTGTGTGCCCGACTGATGTTGAGCCGGACGATCCTAGATCGTACTACTCAGTTTCAAAACGTCTTGCTGAAACAATTCCTAATTCGTACTACGTGAATCAATACGACAACCTTTGGAACCGTGAAACTCACATCGCAACTACAGGCCCGGAAATTTTCGAACAAACTAAAGGTGACTTCGATGTATTTATGGCCGGTGTTGGTACTGGTGGAACGATTACTGGTATTTCAACTTACCTAAAAACAAAAATGCCAAAACTGACGACAGTTGGTGTTGACGTTGAAGGGTCAATTGTTGCTCAGTTCGCGCGCACAGGTGATATGTCAGGAGCTCGCTCATACGTTGTAGAAGGAATCGGAGAAGACTTCATTCCAGAAAACTATGACTTTAAAGTGATTGATGATTGGGTCGTTGTTGGTGATAAGGAATCATTCCTTATGGCACGTGCTCTATTAAAACAAGAAGGGATTTACACTGGTGGATCTGGTGGATCAGCTGTTGTTGGCGCACTTAAATACGCAAAGACTCTAAAAGAACCAAAGAAAATTCTCGTTATCCTTCCTGACTCAGGAAACAGATACACATCGAAGATCTTCAACGATGAGTGGATGATGTCAAAAGGGTATATCGATTCATCTTTCAACGTAATCATTAAAGACCTACTGGTTGACCTTGGAAAAGTGAACAATCAAGTGATCTCGATTACTGACCACGCAACAATCGGTGAAGCTGTAAAAGTGATGGAGCAAAAAAGTGTTTCTCAACTTCCAGTTATCGCAGAAGGTGTGATTAAAGGTGTATTGAGTGAAACAGGATTATTGAAGCCACTATTTAACGGGGAATTCTCGCTTAGTGATTCAGTGTCTCTTGCTTACACAAACAAATACAAAGTTGTAGATATTAACGATCTTTTAGCAAACGTTGCTGATTCACTTCTTAAAAAAGATGTTGTAATCGTAACTGATAAAGGGCAACCGGTTAATCTACTGACAAATATTGATATTTTAAATTACATCGCTAAACGCGAGAACATGTAG